A single Paenibacillus sp. FSL R5-0517 DNA region contains:
- the nadB gene encoding L-aspartate oxidase — protein sequence MIPQYLVDFDLSALPLVETDVLVIGSGIAGLFTAIKASEQQRVLMITKKSLLESNTRYAQGGIAAVIAEDDSPAYHLQDTLVAGAGLCRSEAVEVLVNEGPDGVKELIRLGTLFDLENGELALTQEGAHSHRRILHANGDATGYEIVRALAVEVNEHPGIEVWDEHFVVDLITERGECIGALVQKDDGSQVFVKAQATVLCSGGAGQLYRYTTNPDVATADGVAMAYRAGAIVRDMEFIQFHPTSLCYPGAPRFLVSEAVRGEGAYLRNVKGERFMDRYHVQLELAPRDIVARAIVSEMESTNSTFVYLDITHEQPEMIKHRFPTIYETCMRYGLDMTTDWIPVAPAAHYMMGGVKTDLSGESSISRLFACGEVSSTGVHGANRLASNSLSEAIVFGRRIVERIQSLPPLGSLQGRAGAPSSAGMNSKINKIMEEQKPVSERRLRLQKMMVRQVGLRRKGEDLRKAMEKLQQELQFFDQTLTHKEELEYANLLTCAWLVTGGALHREESRGAHYREDFPVRDDMVWQKHSLQQREQAIVEELMS from the coding sequence ATGATACCGCAATATTTAGTTGATTTTGATCTGTCTGCGCTACCCTTGGTAGAGACGGATGTACTGGTTATAGGCTCAGGGATTGCTGGCTTGTTTACTGCTATTAAGGCCAGTGAACAACAACGTGTATTAATGATCACGAAGAAGTCATTACTTGAAAGTAACACCAGATATGCGCAGGGAGGAATCGCTGCGGTTATTGCTGAGGATGATTCACCTGCTTACCACTTGCAGGACACACTTGTTGCAGGAGCGGGCTTATGCCGCTCCGAGGCGGTAGAGGTATTGGTGAATGAGGGTCCGGACGGAGTGAAGGAACTGATTCGTCTGGGTACTTTGTTTGATCTGGAGAACGGCGAGTTGGCATTGACGCAGGAAGGTGCGCATAGCCACCGCCGTATTTTGCATGCCAACGGGGATGCCACGGGATATGAGATTGTACGTGCACTTGCTGTCGAAGTGAATGAGCATCCCGGGATTGAAGTATGGGATGAGCATTTTGTTGTTGACCTGATTACAGAGCGAGGGGAATGCATTGGCGCACTGGTTCAAAAGGATGACGGATCGCAAGTGTTCGTGAAAGCACAGGCAACCGTTCTTTGCTCTGGCGGGGCAGGGCAACTATACCGATACACAACGAACCCGGATGTAGCTACTGCCGATGGTGTAGCAATGGCCTACCGGGCTGGGGCTATCGTGCGTGACATGGAATTTATCCAATTCCACCCCACCTCTCTTTGTTACCCGGGGGCCCCGCGTTTCCTTGTGTCAGAAGCCGTACGTGGTGAAGGAGCATACTTGCGCAATGTGAAGGGCGAACGTTTCATGGATCGTTATCATGTCCAGCTTGAACTGGCCCCACGCGATATCGTGGCACGAGCGATTGTTAGTGAGATGGAGTCCACCAACAGTACGTTCGTGTATTTGGACATTACGCATGAACAGCCAGAGATGATCAAGCACCGGTTTCCTACCATATATGAGACTTGTATGCGTTATGGATTGGACATGACAACCGACTGGATTCCCGTTGCACCTGCTGCCCATTACATGATGGGTGGCGTGAAAACGGATTTAAGTGGAGAGAGCAGCATCTCCCGATTATTTGCTTGTGGCGAGGTATCTTCTACAGGAGTGCATGGAGCTAACCGACTGGCAAGCAACTCCTTATCAGAAGCGATTGTATTTGGCCGGAGAATTGTTGAGCGTATTCAATCTCTTCCTCCGCTTGGTTCATTACAAGGAAGAGCGGGTGCGCCTTCATCTGCGGGCATGAATAGCAAGATCAACAAGATCATGGAAGAGCAAAAGCCGGTATCCGAAAGACGCTTACGATTACAGAAAATGATGGTTCGTCAGGTAGGCTTGCGCCGAAAAGGTGAGGACCTGCGGAAGGCCATGGAGAAGCTGCAACAGGAATTGCAGTTTTTTGATCAGACACTTACTCATAAGGAAGAGTTGGAGTATGCCAATCTTCTGACCTGTGCCTGGTTAGTTACCGGTGGCGCATTACACCGCGAGGAGAGTCGGGGGGCTCACTATCGTGAGGATTTCCCGGTACGTGATGATATGGTGTGGCAGAAGCATAGTCTGCAGCAGCGAGAACAAGCGATTGTGGAGGAATTGATGTCATGA
- the hslO gene encoding Hsp33 family molecular chaperone HslO encodes MAIRQRRLNDLENNNKHDRLIRGTAMNGKVRAFAIQTTELVEELRRRHDTFPTATAAMGRTVTTAAIMGAMLKGEEKLTVQVNGDGPIGQIVADANAKGEVRGYVSNPHVHLPSNSVGKLDVAGAVGTEGFINITKDLGLKEPYRGSVPIISGELGEDFTYYFAQSEQTPSAVGVGVLVDTDNSVIVAGGFIMQLLPGLTDQEITAIENAISALPPVTTLLEQGLELEELLRRLLPDVQVMEGLDIHFSCECSRERVEKTLISLGQTEMEQLIEEEGQAEVVCQFCNEAYDFNKEQLETILEQAKN; translated from the coding sequence ATGGCGATACGCCAAAGGAGGCTGAATGACTTGGAAAACAACAACAAGCATGACCGGTTAATTCGTGGTACAGCAATGAATGGAAAGGTAAGAGCCTTTGCTATCCAGACTACGGAACTGGTTGAGGAACTACGCAGAAGACATGATACGTTTCCCACGGCTACAGCTGCCATGGGGCGTACGGTTACAACTGCAGCCATTATGGGTGCAATGCTCAAAGGTGAAGAGAAGTTAACGGTACAAGTCAACGGCGATGGTCCAATTGGACAGATTGTAGCCGATGCCAATGCCAAAGGCGAAGTACGAGGATATGTTTCTAATCCACATGTACATCTGCCAAGCAACAGTGTGGGGAAACTGGACGTTGCCGGTGCGGTTGGAACGGAAGGTTTCATTAACATAACGAAAGACCTGGGATTGAAAGAGCCATATCGTGGCAGTGTACCTATTATTTCAGGAGAACTGGGTGAAGACTTCACGTACTATTTTGCTCAATCGGAGCAAACACCTTCTGCTGTAGGCGTTGGCGTGCTCGTTGATACGGATAATTCCGTTATTGTCGCAGGCGGATTCATTATGCAGCTGTTGCCGGGATTGACAGACCAAGAGATCACGGCGATCGAAAATGCTATTAGTGCATTGCCGCCAGTGACGACTTTACTGGAGCAGGGGCTTGAATTGGAAGAGTTGCTTCGCCGATTGTTGCCAGATGTACAAGTAATGGAAGGGTTGGATATTCATTTTAGCTGTGAGTGTTCACGTGAGCGGGTAGAGAAGACGCTAATCAGCCTGGGCCAAACGGAGATGGAACAATTAATTGAAGAAGAGGGCCAAGCTGAAGTAGTTTGCCAATTCTGTAATGAAGCTTATGACTTTAATAAAGAACAACTTGAGACCATCCTAGAGCAAGCCAAGAACTGA
- a CDS encoding peptidyl-prolyl cis-trans isomerase, with protein sequence MTRQEKGLWTAVIVLTLGMLVMGTVMAMHGLRQGKDEADASHDANTEEGSTVATINGEVITDKEWTDALKRRYGSELLLQMLNRKAVYAEAIERKLIVTPQEIARELAAAMDGYDSEKAYYDEMKSQLGLSKQELELEAGYRLLLEKIATIGIQIKDADIEHYWTEHREDYVSPEKYDLSIIVVKEEEEADSLLDALEKGEDFEEAARRQSTDSFSRDAGGRLGWIERNDPFQSEEILQLAAGLDIGNIGGPVQVEEGYAIIRLNDKEEQQVQSAEEVREEIRMQLALSQADPLPQVEQMLRNKYEAVILSEIPAS encoded by the coding sequence ATGACAAGACAGGAAAAAGGGTTGTGGACGGCTGTCATTGTCTTGACGCTGGGCATGCTGGTCATGGGTACGGTGATGGCTATGCATGGTCTCAGACAGGGCAAAGACGAGGCAGATGCATCCCATGATGCCAATACGGAAGAAGGAAGCACCGTAGCGACGATCAACGGAGAAGTTATCACGGATAAAGAGTGGACCGATGCGCTGAAAAGACGTTACGGCAGTGAGTTATTACTCCAGATGTTAAACCGTAAAGCGGTATATGCCGAAGCAATTGAACGCAAGCTGATCGTCACTCCCCAAGAGATTGCAAGGGAGCTCGCGGCCGCGATGGATGGGTACGATTCGGAGAAAGCGTATTATGACGAAATGAAGTCTCAATTGGGCCTGTCGAAACAGGAGCTTGAATTGGAAGCCGGCTACAGGCTGCTGTTGGAGAAAATCGCAACGATCGGCATACAGATCAAGGATGCAGATATTGAGCATTACTGGACTGAACACCGTGAGGACTACGTTTCCCCCGAGAAATATGACTTGTCCATTATCGTAGTGAAGGAAGAAGAGGAAGCCGATTCCTTACTGGATGCGTTGGAGAAGGGGGAAGACTTTGAAGAAGCTGCCCGCAGGCAATCGACAGACAGCTTCTCTCGTGATGCTGGTGGCAGGCTGGGCTGGATTGAGCGGAATGATCCATTCCAGTCCGAAGAAATTCTTCAACTCGCTGCCGGACTGGATATAGGTAATATTGGTGGTCCAGTTCAAGTGGAAGAGGGCTATGCGATTATCAGACTCAATGATAAAGAAGAACAACAGGTGCAATCGGCCGAAGAGGTCCGTGAGGAGATTCGAATGCAGCTGGCTCTGAGTCAGGCGGATCCCTTGCCACAGGTCGAACAAATGCTGCGTAACAAGTATGAAGCCGTAATCCTGTCCGAGATTCCTGCCTCCTGA
- the nadA gene encoding quinolinate synthase NadA has product MEALALERKAEMNRELRERLMELKKERNAIILAHYYQRDEVQEVADFRGDSFLLAQKAAQTDADVIVFCGVHFMGESAKILAPNKTVIIPDERAGCPMADMVNVDGLRKLKAQHPNAKVVTYINSSAEIKAETDICCTSANAVRVIQSVDSDEIIWVPDKNLGHYVQQHTDKKMIIWEGYCNTHDMLTVKDVVEMRAKHPNAEFVVHPECRPEVVEMGDFVGSTTAILEYCKNSSAKEFIVGTEDGTGYQLRLDSPDKQFHFATKFLVCPNMKVNNLKKLVKCLETMKPQIYVPPAVADKARESLERMLLVK; this is encoded by the coding sequence GTGGAAGCTCTGGCTTTAGAGCGCAAGGCTGAGATGAACCGCGAGCTGCGTGAGCGGCTGATGGAATTGAAGAAGGAACGGAATGCCATTATTCTTGCCCATTATTATCAACGTGACGAGGTACAGGAGGTTGCTGACTTCCGTGGAGATTCGTTTTTGTTAGCCCAGAAGGCAGCACAAACCGATGCCGATGTAATTGTTTTCTGTGGTGTTCATTTTATGGGTGAAAGCGCTAAAATTCTGGCGCCGAACAAAACAGTTATTATTCCGGATGAACGTGCGGGCTGCCCGATGGCAGATATGGTGAACGTGGATGGACTACGCAAATTGAAAGCACAACACCCTAACGCCAAGGTGGTTACTTATATCAATTCCTCGGCTGAGATTAAGGCTGAGACTGACATCTGTTGTACTTCAGCGAATGCAGTTCGGGTTATTCAATCGGTGGATTCCGACGAGATTATCTGGGTACCTGATAAAAACCTGGGACATTACGTGCAGCAGCATACAGACAAAAAAATGATTATCTGGGAAGGTTACTGCAACACGCATGATATGCTCACAGTCAAGGATGTGGTGGAGATGAGAGCTAAGCATCCAAATGCAGAGTTTGTTGTTCATCCAGAGTGTCGCCCTGAAGTTGTGGAAATGGGTGATTTTGTGGGCAGCACAACAGCTATTCTGGAGTATTGCAAAAATTCATCAGCGAAGGAATTTATCGTAGGTACCGAAGATGGCACAGGATATCAGCTTCGTCTGGACAGTCCGGATAAACAGTTCCACTTTGCTACCAAGTTCCTCGTATGTCCCAATATGAAGGTGAACAACTTGAAGAAACTGGTGAAATGCCTGGAAACGATGAAGCCGCAGATCTACGTGCCACCGGCTGTTGCCGACAAAGCCAGAGAATCACTAGAGCGCATGTTGTTGGTAAAATAG
- the ftsH gene encoding ATP-dependent zinc metalloprotease FtsH produces the protein MNRFIRNSGFYLILFLVVVGIVQFVSNGGEATDNPRYDQLRAAIKANNVSELTVQFNGQTYLVTGQYKKAPDGAKSENFSTYIPPTDEAISELVAASETNNFQYHQEPMKGDSIWLTLLTSFIPLIIMFLLFFFLFNQAQGGGGKVMNFGKSRARLYNEEKKRVTFEDVAGADEEKQELVEVVDFLKDPRKFAAVGARIPKGVLLVGPPGTGKTLLARAVAGEAGVPFFSISGSDFVEMFVGVGASRVRDLFENAKKNAPCIIFIDEIDAVGRQRGAGLGGGHDEREQTLNQLLVEMDGFGANEGIIIVAATNRADILDPALLRPGRFDRQITVDRPDVKGREAVLKVHSRNKPLTKDVKMDIIAKRTTGFSGADLENLLNEAALLAARRNRKDISMKEVDEAIDRVIVGTEKKSRVISDREKRIVAYHEAGHTIVGYFLEHADMVHKVTIIPRGRAGGYVIMLPKEDRMLVTKQELLDKVTGLLGGRVAEELFIGEIGTGAYSDFQQATGIVRSMVMEYGMSEKLGPMQFGSSQGQVFLGRDIGHEQNYSDSIAYEIDQEMQRFINECYEKCKDLLVKHSKEMHLIAQTLLEVETLEMDQIKQLIETGSLTPKAENDNDGEGTPTEGGEPIIDNIGDVRVRIQGKDETPEPPAGDIPNESPNLEKGNNNNPDDGGTKPTS, from the coding sequence ATGAATCGGTTCATCCGGAATTCTGGTTTTTATTTGATTCTTTTTTTAGTTGTGGTGGGGATAGTCCAGTTCGTCAGCAATGGCGGCGAAGCCACCGATAATCCTAGATATGATCAGTTGCGTGCAGCGATCAAAGCCAACAATGTCTCTGAATTGACGGTTCAATTCAACGGTCAAACGTATCTCGTGACCGGTCAATACAAGAAGGCACCAGATGGCGCCAAATCAGAAAATTTCTCAACGTATATTCCTCCTACGGATGAGGCAATTAGTGAGCTTGTAGCTGCAAGTGAAACTAACAATTTCCAATATCATCAGGAGCCAATGAAAGGTGACAGCATCTGGTTGACGTTGCTGACTTCCTTTATCCCTTTGATCATTATGTTCCTGCTGTTCTTCTTCCTGTTTAATCAGGCTCAAGGCGGCGGCGGTAAAGTAATGAACTTTGGTAAAAGCCGTGCTCGTCTCTATAACGAAGAGAAGAAGCGGGTTACATTTGAAGATGTTGCGGGTGCTGACGAAGAGAAACAGGAACTTGTTGAGGTTGTAGACTTCCTCAAGGACCCTCGTAAATTCGCAGCAGTAGGTGCACGGATTCCTAAGGGCGTATTGCTCGTAGGTCCTCCAGGTACAGGTAAAACGTTGCTCGCTCGTGCGGTAGCCGGTGAAGCGGGTGTACCATTCTTCAGTATTTCAGGTTCCGACTTCGTGGAAATGTTTGTCGGTGTCGGTGCATCACGTGTACGTGATTTGTTTGAAAATGCAAAGAAAAATGCGCCATGTATCATCTTTATCGATGAGATTGATGCTGTAGGACGTCAGCGTGGTGCTGGTCTTGGTGGTGGTCACGATGAGCGTGAGCAAACACTTAACCAGTTGCTCGTTGAAATGGACGGTTTCGGAGCTAACGAAGGTATTATCATCGTAGCTGCAACGAACCGTGCAGATATTTTGGACCCTGCCTTGCTGCGTCCAGGACGTTTTGACCGTCAAATTACGGTTGACCGCCCTGATGTAAAAGGTCGTGAAGCTGTCTTGAAAGTACATTCCCGTAATAAACCACTGACTAAAGACGTGAAGATGGATATTATCGCGAAACGTACAACAGGTTTCTCTGGTGCAGATTTGGAGAATCTCTTGAACGAAGCGGCATTGCTAGCAGCACGTCGTAATCGTAAAGATATTTCCATGAAAGAAGTTGACGAAGCGATTGACCGTGTCATCGTTGGTACGGAGAAGAAAAGCCGTGTCATCAGTGATCGTGAGAAACGAATCGTTGCTTATCACGAAGCAGGCCATACCATTGTAGGATACTTCCTGGAACATGCTGATATGGTACATAAAGTGACCATTATCCCGCGCGGACGTGCGGGTGGATATGTAATCATGTTGCCAAAAGAAGACCGTATGCTGGTTACCAAGCAGGAACTGTTGGATAAAGTAACCGGACTTCTCGGAGGTCGTGTAGCTGAAGAATTGTTCATCGGAGAGATTGGTACTGGTGCATACAGTGACTTCCAGCAAGCGACAGGTATTGTTCGCAGCATGGTTATGGAATACGGAATGAGTGAGAAATTGGGACCTATGCAATTCGGAAGTTCACAAGGACAGGTATTCCTTGGTCGGGATATCGGTCATGAACAGAATTACTCGGATTCCATTGCGTATGAGATTGATCAGGAAATGCAACGCTTTATCAATGAATGTTATGAGAAATGTAAGGACTTGCTTGTTAAACATTCAAAAGAGATGCATCTGATCGCTCAAACTTTGCTTGAGGTAGAGACTTTGGAAATGGATCAGATCAAGCAATTGATCGAAACAGGTTCCTTAACTCCAAAAGCAGAGAACGACAATGATGGTGAAGGCACACCAACTGAAGGCGGAGAGCCAATCATCGACAACATCGGTGATGTGCGTGTCCGTATTCAAGGTAAAGATGAAACGCCTGAGCCACCAGCAGGAGATATTCCAAACGAGTCTCCGAATCTGGAAAAAGGTAATAACAATAACCCGGATGATGGCGGAACGAAGCCAACGTCTTAA
- the nadC gene encoding carboxylating nicotinate-nucleotide diphosphorylase gives MILNGYNEGLIESIKNWLREDVGAGDVTTSVTIPAGNQSKAIIHAKDNGIIAGMTVAELVFQIVDPDLVFTPKVTDGDKVTHGTILAEVEGSTHSLLTGERLALNLLQRMSGIATRTRAYVDLLDGLETRLVDTRKTTPGHRLLEKYAVRVGGGANHRFGLYDAVMIKDNHIKGAGGITEAVQRARTVIPHTMTIEVETENLEQVREALQAGADIIMLDNMHPERMREAVELIREQAPHVKVEASGNVSLQTIRGIAESGVDVISVGRLTYSFESLDISLDLNEKKEG, from the coding sequence ATGATACTGAACGGATATAATGAAGGGCTTATCGAATCAATCAAAAACTGGCTTCGTGAAGATGTCGGTGCAGGTGACGTTACAACGAGTGTGACGATCCCAGCAGGCAACCAATCCAAGGCTATTATACACGCCAAAGACAATGGTATTATTGCAGGCATGACTGTGGCTGAACTTGTATTTCAGATCGTTGATCCTGATCTTGTTTTTACACCGAAGGTAACAGACGGAGACAAGGTTACCCACGGCACAATTTTAGCCGAGGTAGAGGGAAGTACACACTCGCTACTTACGGGGGAACGACTGGCACTCAACTTGCTGCAACGTATGTCCGGGATTGCTACGCGTACGCGTGCTTACGTTGATCTGCTGGATGGACTTGAGACCAGACTTGTGGATACACGTAAGACAACGCCGGGTCACCGATTACTTGAGAAATACGCAGTGCGCGTGGGTGGCGGAGCGAATCATCGATTTGGACTGTACGATGCCGTTATGATTAAGGATAACCACATCAAGGGTGCAGGCGGAATCACCGAGGCGGTACAGCGTGCGCGAACCGTTATTCCACATACGATGACGATTGAAGTGGAGACTGAAAATCTGGAGCAGGTGAGAGAAGCCTTGCAAGCCGGGGCAGATATCATTATGCTGGATAACATGCATCCAGAGCGGATGCGTGAAGCGGTTGAGCTTATTCGTGAACAGGCTCCTCATGTGAAGGTTGAAGCATCCGGTAACGTATCCCTCCAGACCATTCGTGGTATTGCTGAGAGTGGTGTGGATGTAATCTCGGTTGGCAGGTTAACCTATTCTTTTGAGAGCCTGGATATCAGCCTGGATTTAAATGAAAAGAAAGAGGGGTGA
- the cysK gene encoding cysteine synthase A, translated as MAKVVNNVTELIGGTPLVRLNRIVPEGSAEVFVKLEYQNPGSSVKDRIAISIVEEAEKEGKLKPGDTIIEATSGNTGIGLAMVAAAKGYKSVIVMPETMSLERRNLLRAYGAELVLTPGAEGMNGAVKKAEELLKENPSYFMAEQFKNKANVKIHRETTGPEIVDAIQSVGGTLDAFIAGIGTGGTITGTGEVLKEAFPGIKIVAVEPAASPILAGGKPGPHKIQGIGANFIPEILDQEIYDEIIHIENDDAFETARQVAKEEGILSGISSGAAIRAGLQVAKQLGAGKRVVVIVPSNGERYLSTPLYNFEG; from the coding sequence ATGGCTAAAGTAGTTAATAACGTAACAGAACTCATCGGAGGTACTCCGCTTGTTCGTCTGAACCGTATCGTACCTGAAGGCAGTGCTGAAGTATTCGTGAAGCTGGAGTATCAGAATCCAGGTTCAAGCGTGAAAGATCGTATCGCAATTAGCATTGTGGAAGAAGCGGAAAAAGAAGGCAAGTTGAAACCAGGTGATACCATTATCGAAGCAACAAGTGGTAACACGGGAATTGGACTCGCGATGGTGGCTGCAGCCAAAGGCTACAAGTCCGTTATTGTAATGCCTGAGACCATGAGCTTGGAGCGTCGCAACTTGCTTCGTGCGTACGGTGCTGAGCTTGTGCTTACACCTGGAGCTGAAGGTATGAACGGTGCTGTTAAAAAAGCCGAAGAACTGCTGAAAGAAAACCCATCCTATTTCATGGCTGAGCAATTTAAAAATAAAGCCAACGTGAAGATTCACCGTGAAACGACTGGCCCTGAAATTGTTGATGCAATCCAGTCTGTGGGCGGTACGTTGGATGCGTTCATTGCCGGAATTGGTACAGGCGGAACAATTACAGGTACAGGCGAAGTGCTGAAAGAAGCTTTCCCTGGTATTAAAATTGTTGCAGTTGAGCCAGCAGCTTCGCCAATTCTCGCAGGCGGCAAACCAGGACCTCATAAGATCCAAGGAATTGGTGCCAACTTTATTCCTGAGATCCTCGACCAAGAAATTTATGATGAGATCATCCACATTGAGAATGATGATGCATTCGAGACGGCTCGTCAGGTAGCGAAGGAAGAGGGCATCCTGTCCGGTATTTCTTCCGGTGCAGCGATCCGTGCAGGTCTCCAGGTTGCCAAACAGCTGGGTGCAGGCAAACGCGTTGTTGTAATCGTGCCAAGTAACGGTGAACGTTACCTCAGCACACCGCTTTACAACTTCGAAGGCTAA
- the hpt gene encoding hypoxanthine phosphoribosyltransferase produces the protein MQNDIQEVLISEEEIQSKVKELGATLSAEYANRNPLVICVLKGAFIFMADLVKNITVPVEMDFMAVSSYGASTKSSGVVKIIKDLDVSVEGREVLIVEDIIDSGLTLSYLIELLENRGAESVRVVTLFDKPSGRKVELEAHYTGFDIPDAFIVGYGLDFAEKYRNLPYIGILKPEVYSS, from the coding sequence TTGCAGAACGACATTCAAGAAGTATTGATCAGTGAAGAAGAAATTCAGAGTAAAGTCAAGGAATTAGGTGCAACACTAAGTGCCGAATATGCAAACCGCAATCCTTTGGTCATTTGTGTGCTCAAGGGTGCGTTTATATTTATGGCTGATTTGGTTAAAAACATAACGGTACCTGTTGAAATGGATTTTATGGCGGTATCCAGTTACGGCGCTTCCACCAAGTCATCAGGTGTTGTCAAAATCATTAAGGATCTGGATGTGTCCGTTGAAGGACGGGAAGTTTTGATTGTCGAAGATATTATCGACAGCGGACTTACACTCAGCTATCTGATTGAACTGTTAGAAAACCGCGGTGCCGAATCGGTGCGTGTGGTTACGCTGTTCGACAAGCCTTCAGGCCGTAAAGTTGAGTTGGAAGCTCATTACACAGGCTTTGACATTCCTGACGCGTTCATCGTTGGTTACGGTTTGGATTTTGCGGAGAAGTACCGGAACCTGCCCTATATCGGGATTTTGAAGCCGGAAGTCTATAGTAGCTAA
- a CDS encoding type III pantothenate kinase, producing MILVVDVGNSNMVLGVYQGRELLHHFRLSTSRQSTVDEYGVLIYNLFHMSGIRASDIEGVIISSVVPPLVNVIEAMCEKYVGKKALLVGPGIKTGLNLRYENPREVGADRIVNAVAAVEKYGGPLVVVDFGTATTFDCIDEKGHYLGGAIVPGIQIATEALYERASKLPRIELEKPKKVIGRNTIHAMQAGIIFGYAGQVDGIVERIREEMGAKPRVIATGGLATLIAEETRSIEEVDPLLTLEGLRIIYERNRER from the coding sequence TTGATTCTAGTTGTAGACGTGGGGAACAGCAATATGGTGCTCGGCGTATATCAAGGCCGGGAATTGCTGCACCACTTTCGTCTGAGTACATCCCGTCAGTCAACAGTGGATGAATACGGCGTATTGATTTATAATTTATTTCATATGTCGGGTATCAGGGCAAGTGACATCGAAGGTGTCATCATCTCATCTGTGGTTCCGCCACTGGTGAATGTCATCGAAGCGATGTGTGAGAAATATGTAGGCAAAAAAGCTTTACTCGTCGGGCCCGGCATTAAAACCGGCTTGAACTTGCGATATGAGAACCCTCGTGAAGTGGGTGCAGATCGTATTGTGAATGCAGTAGCGGCCGTTGAGAAATATGGCGGCCCTCTCGTCGTGGTCGATTTCGGTACCGCAACGACCTTTGACTGTATTGACGAGAAAGGTCACTACCTGGGTGGAGCTATTGTACCTGGCATTCAGATCGCCACGGAAGCCCTCTATGAGCGGGCATCCAAGCTGCCTCGTATAGAGCTGGAGAAACCTAAAAAGGTCATTGGCCGTAATACTATTCATGCCATGCAAGCAGGTATTATATTTGGCTATGCAGGGCAGGTAGACGGTATTGTAGAACGCATTCGCGAAGAGATGGGTGCGAAACCCAGAGTTATCGCGACAGGTGGTCTCGCTACACTTATCGCAGAAGAAACCCGTAGTATAGAGGAAGTTGATCCGCTGCTTACGCTTGAAGGGCTGCGTATTATATATGAGCGGAACCGGGAAAGGTGA